The following proteins come from a genomic window of Paracoccus sp. SCSIO 75233:
- a CDS encoding branched-chain amino acid ABC transporter permease, whose protein sequence is MFYRLSGVHHADYVSDSRIFKVPADRNLTAFIFLIGLAAPFIIPSLYLNSYLLPWLIWTAAALGLNLVTGWAGQLHLGYAAVMAVGAYSAIHAARFGVPWEFALIIGGLTSSVIGSLFAFAALRVKGLYLALTTLAMQFVMDWVLTHSPAISGGSHASLQSPTLALLGQEITTDTGFYYVAFGWCVLVTIFMLNLKRTGLGRALVAVREKDFAAAILGVNSFYYKILAFATSSFIAGVSGALLVATFFFLAAPEQFSVAVSIQVLAMVIVGGLGSIIGSYFGVALILLVPGIVNGLVVTLSDGLGMQIDVETLAHIPNAVYGALIVIILLIEPLGLGKLYGNIRDYLMVWPFDQFKK, encoded by the coding sequence ATGTTTTACAGACTTTCCGGCGTCCATCACGCCGACTACGTTTCGGACAGCCGTATCTTCAAGGTGCCTGCCGACAGAAATCTGACAGCATTCATCTTTCTGATCGGTCTTGCCGCGCCGTTCATCATTCCGTCGCTTTACCTGAACAGCTACTTGCTTCCCTGGCTGATCTGGACGGCCGCCGCTTTGGGGCTGAACCTGGTGACAGGTTGGGCGGGGCAGCTTCACCTGGGCTATGCCGCGGTCATGGCTGTCGGCGCCTATTCGGCGATCCATGCCGCGCGTTTCGGGGTGCCGTGGGAATTCGCCCTGATCATCGGCGGGTTGACGTCATCCGTGATCGGCAGCCTGTTTGCTTTTGCCGCTTTGCGGGTCAAGGGACTGTATCTCGCCCTTACCACTCTTGCGATGCAATTCGTGATGGACTGGGTTCTGACCCACTCTCCGGCGATCTCGGGGGGCTCACACGCGTCGCTCCAGTCACCGACATTGGCGCTGCTCGGGCAAGAGATTACCACTGATACTGGCTTCTACTATGTCGCCTTCGGCTGGTGTGTGTTGGTGACGATCTTCATGCTTAATCTCAAGCGTACTGGACTCGGTCGCGCCTTGGTCGCTGTCCGGGAAAAAGACTTTGCGGCCGCGATCCTGGGTGTGAACAGTTTCTACTACAAAATCCTCGCATTCGCGACTTCTTCGTTCATCGCAGGCGTCAGCGGTGCGTTGCTTGTTGCCACCTTTTTCTTTCTCGCCGCACCCGAGCAATTCTCGGTTGCCGTTTCGATCCAGGTTCTTGCGATGGTGATTGTTGGCGGCCTTGGCAGCATTATCGGTTCCTATTTCGGTGTTGCCCTGATCCTTCTTGTTCCGGGTATCGTGAATGGTCTCGTCGTCACGCTGAGTGACGGGCTTGGCATGCAGATCGATGTTGAAACACTCGCTCACATCCCGAACGCAGTCTATGGCGCACTGATCGTCATTATCCTTCTGATCGAACCACTCGGTTTGGGAAAACTCTACGGCAACATCAGAGACTATCTGATGGTTTGGCCCTTCGATCAGTTCAAGAAATAG
- a CDS encoding branched-chain amino acid ABC transporter permease — translation MDWVFLSELAINGALTGLLYSLFAIGLVLIYKASSVPNLAQGGLTMVGAYVVLALARDVGLPLWLAIPLAAVVMFGLGFGIERVALRRLAGRPVVMILMLTLGLDIFLRGTTLAIWGGTSRSMELGVSYDPLFLGDIFISRIHLVGAGVALALFVAFMLFFRTRTGIKLRAIADDYMASWSVGISVERGVGLSWALASVVAVAAGVIWGVIQGVDQALSLLLLKGLTVAVLGGLDSILGAVIAGIILGVVENIGADFLDPLVGGGSRELIVAAVLILTVMIRPHGLFGRHDIERV, via the coding sequence ATGGACTGGGTCTTTCTATCAGAGCTTGCGATCAACGGAGCCTTGACGGGTCTGCTGTATTCGCTATTCGCCATCGGCCTTGTGCTGATTTACAAGGCATCTTCGGTGCCCAATCTGGCGCAGGGCGGGTTGACCATGGTCGGGGCCTATGTGGTCTTGGCGCTGGCGCGCGATGTGGGTTTACCCTTGTGGCTGGCCATCCCTCTGGCTGCGGTTGTCATGTTCGGCCTTGGGTTCGGCATTGAGCGTGTTGCTCTGCGCCGTCTCGCAGGTCGGCCGGTCGTCATGATCTTGATGCTGACACTCGGCCTCGACATTTTCCTGCGGGGTACAACGCTTGCGATTTGGGGCGGGACGTCACGTTCGATGGAGTTGGGCGTCAGCTACGATCCACTGTTTTTGGGCGACATCTTCATCAGCCGCATCCATCTAGTTGGTGCCGGTGTTGCGCTCGCCTTGTTTGTCGCATTCATGCTGTTTTTCCGAACCCGGACCGGGATCAAGTTGCGGGCGATCGCGGATGATTACATGGCTTCGTGGTCGGTAGGTATCTCGGTTGAGCGCGGCGTTGGGTTGTCCTGGGCATTGGCATCCGTTGTTGCTGTCGCCGCTGGCGTCATCTGGGGTGTGATTCAGGGTGTCGATCAGGCGCTGTCGCTGTTGCTTCTCAAAGGACTGACGGTTGCCGTTCTCGGTGGTCTCGACAGTATCCTTGGCGCCGTAATCGCAGGCATCATCCTAGGTGTCGTCGAAAACATTGGCGCTGATTTCCTCGATCCGCTTGTCGGAGGCGGAAGCCGTGAGCTTATCGTCGCTGCCGTGCTCATTCTCACGGTCATGATCCGTCCGCACGGACTATTCGGTCGTCACGACATCGAAAGGGTGTAA
- a CDS encoding long-chain fatty acid--CoA ligase has product MTDLTKKQSSGSDTIGAILARNASKHGSEIALREKERGIWKETTWAEYAEEVLACAAGLEKIGVTPGKAVLILGDNRARLYGGMLAISLLGAYAMPAYPGATLEELRHFLGEVEIVAAIAEDQEQVDKILELKDAGAEGIDHIIYDEARGLGFYEVEGLMSWDHLIEVGQHDLNEAPGLREELYGRAKPEDPAIFMHSSGTTGEPKGIVLSQKNVLAAAKNGHAAGAFDENEEILAYLPMAWVGDFAITVAAALLWRFTVNVPERQETVVRDMREIAPTFYLAAPRSWDQMLTTIQVGIENSTPVKKWLYHFFMDRAIAAEMNKLNGKSGGVLEPLGRLLGEVMVFGPIKDQFGMSRLKNAFTGGEAIGEDTFVFYRALGIKLRQLYGQTENSAINAIQAPGEVRLHTVGKPAPGVEVSIAEDGEILVRSDSVFEGYFNKPEATAEALEGGWLHTGDAGYLEDDGHLVVLGRVSEVMHTADGERYVPNYIENRLKFSPYIKDAAVIGAGLKELTAMVCVDFEAVGHWAEVNGVPYVSYADLSQREEVATLLREAFQRVNKAVTEPLRLQRFVSLPKEFDPDDGEITRTRKLRRKVVQERYADVIAALYDGSKEVHVSAQVTYETGEVGKVERSLPIREV; this is encoded by the coding sequence ATGACTGATTTGACGAAGAAACAGTCTTCGGGCAGCGACACGATCGGCGCAATTCTGGCGCGGAACGCCTCGAAACACGGTTCGGAAATCGCGCTTCGCGAAAAAGAGCGTGGGATCTGGAAGGAAACCACATGGGCGGAATACGCCGAAGAGGTGCTGGCCTGCGCGGCCGGGCTTGAGAAAATCGGCGTAACACCGGGCAAGGCGGTGCTTATCCTGGGCGACAACCGGGCGCGGCTGTATGGCGGAATGCTGGCTATTTCGTTGCTGGGTGCCTATGCAATGCCTGCCTATCCCGGCGCGACGCTCGAAGAACTCCGGCACTTTCTTGGCGAAGTCGAAATCGTCGCGGCCATCGCCGAAGATCAGGAACAGGTTGACAAGATCCTGGAGCTGAAGGACGCGGGCGCCGAGGGGATCGACCACATCATTTATGACGAAGCGCGGGGCCTTGGTTTCTATGAGGTCGAAGGGCTGATGTCCTGGGATCACCTGATCGAAGTCGGTCAGCACGATCTGAATGAAGCCCCCGGCCTGCGCGAAGAGCTTTACGGTCGTGCAAAACCCGAAGATCCGGCCATCTTCATGCATTCGTCAGGGACCACGGGCGAGCCGAAAGGTATCGTTCTAAGTCAGAAAAATGTTCTTGCTGCCGCTAAGAACGGGCATGCAGCGGGCGCATTCGACGAAAACGAGGAAATCCTGGCCTATCTGCCGATGGCCTGGGTGGGCGATTTTGCCATTACCGTCGCGGCGGCCCTGCTTTGGCGGTTCACCGTGAACGTGCCGGAACGTCAGGAAACGGTTGTGCGCGACATGCGCGAAATCGCTCCGACATTCTATCTGGCGGCGCCAAGAAGCTGGGACCAGATGCTGACGACGATCCAGGTCGGTATCGAGAATTCGACCCCGGTCAAGAAATGGTTGTACCATTTCTTCATGGATCGGGCCATCGCAGCTGAAATGAACAAGCTGAATGGCAAAAGCGGCGGTGTACTTGAGCCATTGGGCCGGCTTCTGGGCGAGGTGATGGTTTTCGGACCGATCAAGGACCAGTTCGGGATGAGCCGCCTAAAGAATGCGTTCACCGGCGGTGAAGCGATCGGGGAAGACACCTTTGTGTTCTACCGCGCCCTGGGGATCAAGTTGCGTCAGCTCTACGGCCAGACCGAGAACAGCGCGATCAACGCGATTCAGGCTCCGGGCGAGGTCCGTCTTCATACGGTTGGCAAACCGGCGCCTGGCGTCGAGGTCAGCATTGCCGAAGACGGTGAGATCCTGGTGCGCTCGGACAGCGTGTTCGAAGGGTATTTCAACAAACCCGAAGCGACCGCCGAAGCGCTTGAGGGCGGGTGGCTGCATACCGGCGATGCCGGCTATCTGGAAGACGACGGACACCTGGTTGTTCTGGGCCGTGTCTCCGAGGTCATGCACACCGCCGACGGTGAACGTTACGTTCCAAACTACATCGAGAACCGGTTGAAATTCAGCCCGTATATCAAGGATGCGGCCGTGATTGGCGCCGGGCTGAAGGAACTGACGGCGATGGTCTGCGTGGATTTCGAGGCCGTGGGGCACTGGGCCGAAGTGAACGGCGTACCTTACGTGTCATATGCCGATCTTTCTCAGCGTGAAGAGGTCGCGACGTTGCTTCGCGAGGCGTTCCAACGGGTCAACAAGGCCGTCACCGAGCCATTGCGCCTGCAACGCTTTGTCAGTCTGCCGAAAGAATTCGACCCGGACGATGGTGAAATCACACGGACACGAAAACTGCGGAGGAAGGTCGTTCAGGAACGCTATGCCGACGTGATCGCGGCGCTCTACGACGGTTCAAAAGAGGTCCATGTAAGCGCGCAGGTGACTTACGAGACCGGGGAAGTAGGGAAGGTCGAAAGAAGCCTTCCCATCAGGGAGGTATAA
- a CDS encoding ABC transporter ATP-binding protein, protein MTTKIKTAIGADDGAILECSGIERRFGGIVAVTGVDLVIRQGEIFGLVGPNGSGKTTLTNAITGFYPPNEGRVRLAGNDITGTAPHKVAKLGVARTFQNLALFNGMSVLDNILLGRHIHMSPGVLRTALYWLAAQREEIENRKIVEEVIEFLQLESIRHELVDGLPIGLKKRVELARALVAEPQMLILDEPMAGMNQEEKGYMSRFILDARAERGVSVLLIEHHMDVITGICDRMLALNYGEMIASGIPKEVVKDPRVIEAYIGGSHD, encoded by the coding sequence ATGACGACAAAGATTAAAACAGCAATCGGAGCCGATGATGGGGCGATACTGGAGTGCAGCGGGATCGAGCGACGGTTCGGCGGCATCGTCGCTGTCACCGGTGTTGACCTCGTTATTCGACAAGGGGAAATCTTTGGACTTGTCGGTCCGAATGGCAGCGGCAAGACAACGCTAACAAACGCAATTACCGGATTTTACCCGCCAAACGAGGGCAGGGTCCGGCTGGCAGGAAACGACATTACGGGTACGGCGCCTCACAAGGTTGCCAAGCTCGGCGTTGCAAGAACGTTCCAAAATCTTGCTCTGTTCAACGGGATGAGCGTTCTGGACAACATCCTGCTCGGGCGGCACATCCACATGAGCCCAGGCGTTTTGCGTACGGCGCTATATTGGTTGGCAGCACAGCGTGAAGAAATCGAGAACCGTAAAATCGTCGAGGAGGTGATCGAGTTTCTACAGCTCGAGAGCATTCGGCATGAGTTGGTCGATGGTCTTCCGATCGGGTTGAAAAAGCGGGTCGAGCTGGCGCGGGCATTGGTGGCCGAGCCACAGATGCTGATTCTCGATGAACCGATGGCCGGCATGAACCAGGAAGAGAAAGGGTATATGTCCCGTTTCATTCTGGATGCCCGTGCCGAACGCGGCGTCAGCGTTCTGCTGATCGAACATCATATGGATGTCATCACCGGCATTTGTGATCGGATGCTGGCCCTGAATTATGGTGAAATGATCGCCAGTGGCATCCCCAAGGAGGTTGTGAAGGACCCGCGGGTCATCGAGGCATATATCGGAGGGTCGCATGACTGA
- a CDS encoding SDR family oxidoreductase, translating to MHKTQFGSSKEDLSKRATVYASDLFSGKTVVVTGAGGGLGLAIATLFARLGANLAINGRNEEKLALAREFLESFGGKVFAVPMTIREPEQVEDFVAKTNQEFGAIDVLVNNAGGQFPQAALEFSPKGWNAVIDTNLNGTWWMMQSTARHWVANKQSGSIVNIVADIWRGMPGIAHTCAARAGVVYLSKSVAVEWAPHGIRVNCVAPGCCESNGFGNYPPEGSATFQDSNPMRHAGDEWDVAEGVVYMAANSGKFVTGEVLNIDGGQQLWGDPWPTGRPDYFRIT from the coding sequence ATGCATAAGACGCAGTTCGGGTCTTCGAAGGAGGACCTGTCGAAACGTGCAACCGTTTACGCGAGCGATTTATTCAGCGGCAAAACCGTTGTGGTGACCGGCGCTGGAGGCGGATTGGGGCTGGCAATTGCGACCCTGTTCGCGAGGCTCGGGGCCAATCTGGCGATCAATGGACGCAACGAAGAGAAACTGGCTTTGGCGAGGGAGTTCCTCGAAAGTTTCGGGGGTAAAGTCTTCGCTGTGCCAATGACCATCCGGGAGCCTGAGCAGGTCGAGGATTTTGTCGCCAAGACGAACCAGGAGTTCGGGGCGATTGACGTATTGGTGAACAATGCTGGGGGTCAGTTTCCGCAAGCAGCGTTGGAGTTTAGTCCAAAGGGCTGGAATGCGGTCATAGACACCAACCTGAACGGCACGTGGTGGATGATGCAATCCACGGCGCGCCACTGGGTCGCCAACAAGCAATCGGGCTCCATCGTCAACATCGTGGCCGATATCTGGCGCGGCATGCCCGGCATCGCGCATACCTGTGCGGCCCGGGCAGGGGTAGTTTACCTGTCCAAGTCGGTTGCGGTGGAGTGGGCTCCGCACGGTATCCGAGTGAACTGCGTGGCGCCGGGTTGCTGCGAAAGCAACGGTTTCGGGAACTACCCTCCGGAGGGTTCTGCGACATTTCAGGACTCCAACCCGATGCGGCACGCCGGGGACGAATGGGATGTCGCTGAAGGGGTTGTCTATATGGCGGCCAATTCAGGGAAATTCGTAACCGGTGAAGTTCTGAACATCGACGGTGGGCAGCAATTGTGGGGGGATCCATGGCCAACGGGGCGGCCGGACTACTTCCGGATTACCTGA
- a CDS encoding IS256 family transposase: MTKNTDIIALRQPESVDDPLTEIARDGARRMLAAALRAEADAFVAQHAEEVLPDGRQRIVRHGYGPERSIQTGIGALDVRRPKVRDRAAGPADEKVRFSSAILPKWARRSRSLDALLPVLYLRGISTGDFREALSAILGAEAPNLSPGVISRLTGEWQQEHDRWQRRDLSARRYVYIWADGVYLQARMEPQAECMLVILGATPEGKKELVGFQIGVRESAQSWRELPVDIKARGLAVPPEIAVGDGAMGFWKALDEVFPGTRHQRCWVHKIANVLNKFPKSMQPTVKADLREIWQAETRAKAKAAMDIFAEKYGIKYEKAVNCLTKDRDALLAFYDFPADHWDHLRTGNPIESVFATVRHRTVRTKGALSQTTAKLMVFKLVQTAAKTWRRLKGANQLPLVIEGVTFTDGVAENDTENRAA, encoded by the coding sequence ATGACGAAGAATACCGACATCATCGCCCTGCGTCAGCCGGAATCTGTTGACGATCCGCTGACCGAGATTGCCCGGGATGGGGCGCGCCGGATGCTGGCCGCTGCACTTCGGGCAGAGGCTGACGCCTTCGTCGCTCAGCATGCCGAAGAGGTCCTGCCGGATGGCCGGCAGCGTATCGTCCGGCATGGGTATGGGCCGGAGCGAAGCATCCAGACCGGGATCGGCGCGCTTGATGTGCGCCGCCCGAAGGTGCGAGACCGCGCGGCCGGACCTGCTGACGAGAAGGTGCGGTTCAGCTCCGCCATCCTGCCGAAATGGGCGCGGCGGTCGCGCAGCCTCGATGCCCTGCTGCCAGTCCTCTACCTGCGCGGCATTTCCACCGGCGACTTCCGGGAGGCGCTCTCTGCGATCTTGGGGGCGGAGGCGCCAAACCTGTCGCCGGGCGTAATCTCGCGCCTGACCGGGGAATGGCAGCAGGAACATGACCGCTGGCAGCGCCGTGATCTTTCGGCGCGGCGGTATGTCTACATCTGGGCGGACGGCGTCTACCTCCAGGCCCGGATGGAGCCGCAGGCCGAGTGCATGCTGGTCATTCTGGGCGCCACGCCCGAAGGGAAGAAGGAACTGGTCGGCTTCCAGATCGGCGTTCGGGAAAGCGCGCAGAGTTGGCGCGAGTTGCCGGTCGACATCAAGGCCCGCGGCCTTGCCGTCCCGCCGGAGATCGCCGTGGGAGACGGGGCCATGGGGTTCTGGAAGGCGCTCGACGAGGTCTTCCCCGGCACGCGTCATCAGCGCTGTTGGGTCCACAAGATCGCCAACGTGCTGAACAAGTTCCCGAAATCGATGCAGCCGACGGTGAAGGCCGACCTGCGCGAGATATGGCAGGCCGAGACCCGCGCTAAGGCCAAGGCCGCCATGGACATCTTCGCCGAGAAATATGGGATCAAATACGAGAAGGCGGTAAACTGCCTGACAAAAGACCGCGACGCGCTGCTGGCGTTCTATGACTTCCCGGCCGACCATTGGGATCACCTGCGCACGGGCAACCCAATCGAAAGCGTCTTCGCCACCGTCCGGCACAGGACCGTCCGAACCAAGGGGGCGCTGTCGCAAACGACAGCGAAGCTGATGGTGTTCAAGCTCGTTCAGACCGCCGCCAAAACATGGCGCCGCCTGAAGGGCGCGAACCAGTTGCCTTTGGTCATCGAAGGCGTCACATTCACCGACGGTGTCGCCGAGAACGACACCGAAAACCGCGCCGCGTGA
- a CDS encoding type II toxin-antitoxin system ParD family antitoxin codes for MGTMNISLPDPMKSWVEDQAKSGRYANSSDYVRDLIRRDRMRHDAIAEIQAAVDAGIASGPAKSFDCNAFKARMHAKHAGK; via the coding sequence ATGGGCACCATGAACATCTCGCTGCCGGATCCGATGAAGTCCTGGGTCGAGGATCAGGCGAAGTCGGGACGCTACGCCAACTCGAGCGATTATGTCCGTGACCTGATCCGGCGCGACAGGATGCGGCACGATGCAATCGCTGAAATCCAGGCAGCGGTTGATGCCGGAATCGCCAGCGGCCCGGCAAAGTCGTTTGACTGCAACGCGTTCAAGGCCCGGATGCACGCGAAGCATGCCGGAAAATAG